The following proteins are encoded in a genomic region of Galbibacter sp. BG1:
- a CDS encoding nucleoside-diphosphate kinase has product MATNRTFTMIKPDAVENGHIGAILEKITASGFKIVAMKYTQLSKRDAEAFYAVHSERPFFGELVEFMTRGPIVAAILEKDNAVEDFRTLIGATNPDEAAEGTIRKLFATSIGENAVHGSDSDENAAIEGAFHFSGREVF; this is encoded by the coding sequence ATGGCAACAAACAGAACATTTACAATGATTAAGCCAGATGCTGTAGAAAACGGACACATCGGGGCTATTCTAGAAAAAATAACAGCTTCAGGTTTTAAAATCGTTGCAATGAAGTATACGCAGCTAAGTAAGCGCGATGCAGAAGCTTTTTATGCGGTACATAGCGAGCGTCCTTTTTTCGGAGAGTTGGTGGAGTTTATGACACGCGGACCTATTGTGGCTGCTATCCTTGAAAAAGACAATGCAGTAGAAGATTTTAGAACCCTTATTGGAGCGACCAATCCAGATGAGGCGGCAGAAGGTACCATCCGTAAATTATTTGCAACTTCTATTGGGGAAAATGCAGTTCACGGATCTGATAGCGATGAAAATGCTGCTATCGAAGGGGCTTTTCATTTTTCTGGAAGAGAGGTTTTCTAA
- a CDS encoding DUF721 domain-containing protein, whose amino-acid sequence MAKRRNEYISLNDALKEFVTENKLEKGMDKVDVRNAWQNLMGNGVNNYTTQVQLKDDTLYVSLSSAVLRQELSYGKQKIVNMLNEELGKEIIKKIVLR is encoded by the coding sequence ATGGCAAAAAGACGCAACGAATACATTTCCCTCAACGATGCCTTAAAAGAATTTGTTACTGAAAACAAATTGGAAAAGGGCATGGACAAAGTAGATGTGCGCAATGCTTGGCAGAATTTAATGGGCAATGGTGTTAATAACTACACTACTCAAGTTCAATTAAAAGATGATACTCTTTACGTCTCTCTGTCTTCTGCTGTTTTACGGCAGGAATTAAGCTATGGAAAGCAGAAAATTGTAAATATGCTTAATGAAGAATTAGGGAAAGAAATTATCAAGAAGATAGTATTGAGATAA
- a CDS encoding endonuclease I family protein — MFSKIIILLYLVFNFSCSQESRGSAAAIFASSSQDSTKIWAPKQLKKYYKDVDFSFRGEDLYDALAVATIANHTNILTYSKRHNYLYKIDAVPRQKDSVILMYTGEKRYWKEYVSGKNNYPVQTFNTEHVYPQSLIENTAKGDLHHLRVCNERTNTRRSNNPFTDGSGRYKLKYKSWYPGDEWKGDVARMIMYLSLRYDESFEDVGGLNLFLKWNAEDPVSEFEKQRNEQIFLVQGNRNPFIDNPFLATLTWGGPKAENLW; from the coding sequence ATGTTTTCTAAAATAATAATACTTCTTTATTTAGTTTTTAATTTTTCCTGCAGCCAAGAATCCAGAGGTTCAGCAGCGGCAATATTTGCTAGTTCTTCTCAAGATTCAACAAAGATATGGGCTCCCAAACAGCTGAAAAAATATTATAAAGACGTAGATTTCTCTTTTAGAGGAGAAGATTTATACGACGCCCTGGCAGTTGCTACCATTGCAAATCATACTAATATATTGACCTATAGCAAACGCCATAATTATTTATATAAAATAGATGCTGTTCCCCGCCAAAAAGATAGCGTAATATTAATGTATACCGGTGAAAAGCGCTATTGGAAAGAGTATGTTTCTGGTAAAAACAACTATCCCGTTCAAACTTTCAATACAGAGCATGTTTATCCACAATCGCTCATAGAAAATACTGCAAAAGGGGACTTGCATCATCTTCGGGTATGCAATGAACGTACAAATACAAGGAGGAGCAATAATCCGTTTACCGATGGTTCTGGTCGATATAAGCTGAAATATAAAAGTTGGTACCCCGGCGATGAGTGGAAAGGCGATGTAGCCCGCATGATTATGTACTTAAGTTTGCGCTATGATGAATCTTTTGAAGACGTAGGAGGTTTGAATTTGTTTTTAAAATGGAATGCCGAAGATCCTGTTTCCGAATTTGAGAAACAGCGCAACGAGCAAATCTTTTTAGTACAAGGGAACAGAAACCCTTTTATAGACAACCCTTTCTTGGCTACTTTAACATGGGGAGGGCCTAAGGCAGAAAATTTGTGGTAA